GTGGCGGTCGCGCAGCGTGGCGCCGGCGGTCTTCACCGCAGCTGTCACGTCGGACAGGAGGGTCGCGTCGGCGGCGAAAGGCATGATTGTGCTCATGGGTGGGCTCCCTGGATCGGTCGAAGCGGGGCGGTTGACTCGCCCCCGCACTTCGAAGGTAGGCCGCTTGGTTATTAACAACAAGTGCACGCTTGTTACTTGTAGAGTTACTGTCATGCAACTGGATCTGAACCTGCTCACGGCCCTGGACGCCCTGCTGGAAGAGGGCAGCGTTGCCGGCGCTGCAGCCCGCCTCCACGTCACCGCACCGGCGATGAGCCGCTCCCTGGGCCGCATCCGCAAAGCCACCGGTGACCAGATCCTCGTCCGCACCGGCCGCAGCATGGTCCCCACCACCCGCGCGCTGGCCACGCGGGCCGAGGTCCACGCCCTCGTGCAACAGGCCCACCAACTTCTGTCCGCACAGCAGGAACTCGACCTGGCAGCTCTGGAGCGGGTATTCACCGTGCGCTGGCACGACGCCCTGACCGCCGCACGCGGCACCGCCTTGACCACGGCCGTCCACCATCAGGCCCCCGGCGTCCGGCTGCGCCTGTCCGCCGAACCCGGGACGGACGACGCCGAGCTGCGCCGGGGTGAGGTCGACCTCGAATCAAGCTCCAGCGCTCCGACGCTCCCCGACATCCGCCACCGCCTCGTCGGCAGGGACCGGCTGGTCGTCGCCGTCCGCCCGGGCCACCCGCTCACCGCAGGCCCGCTGAGCCTTGAGCGTTACGCAGCCGCCGAACACCTCACCGTTTCGCGGCGCGGAAGCCTGCGCGACCCGATCGATGATGCCCTGACCACACGCGGCCTCGAACGACGCGTCGTCGCCGCCGGGCCCACCGCCGCCTTCGCACTGCAACTCGCCCTCGACTCCGACCTGGTCGTCACCCTCCCCGACGCGGTCACCCGCACGGCCCGGGAACAACTCGGCCTGGCCACACTGCCGCCGCCACTCCCGCTGCCCGACGTCCCCCTGT
The Streptomyces lunaelactis genome window above contains:
- a CDS encoding LysR substrate-binding domain-containing protein — encoded protein: MQLDLNLLTALDALLEEGSVAGAAARLHVTAPAMSRSLGRIRKATGDQILVRTGRSMVPTTRALATRAEVHALVQQAHQLLSAQQELDLAALERVFTVRWHDALTAARGTALTTAVHHQAPGVRLRLSAEPGTDDAELRRGEVDLESSSSAPTLPDIRHRLVGRDRLVVAVRPGHPLTAGPLSLERYAAAEHLTVSRRGSLRDPIDDALTTRGLERRVVAAGPTAAFALQLALDSDLVVTLPDAVTRTAREQLGLATLPPPLPLPDVPLYLLWHQRYDNDRAHTWLRDLATATVQALFAPPAASQQPLTNRTGQ